Proteins found in one Equus przewalskii isolate Varuska chromosome 20, EquPr2, whole genome shotgun sequence genomic segment:
- the WIZ gene encoding protein Wiz isoform X9, whose amino-acid sequence MAASTAQCRVTKAESRAAAGPRAGGARERAPAGAPPPGPPSPGPAGLPAPPPPPPPPPPPPPPPPPSRDGPKAEPEPGPAPAPAPGLGSEENAMVAMDLGSSPLPKKSLPVPGPLEQVANRLSSRVAAEVPHGSKQELPDLKAQSLTTCEVCGACFETRKGLSSHARSHLRQLGVAESESSGAPIDLLYELVKQKGLPDTPLGLPPGLTKKSSSPKEVVAGAPRPGLLALAKPLDAPAVNKAIKSPPGFSAKGLAHPPSSPLLKKAPLALAGSPTPKNPEDKSPQLSLSPRPASPKAQWPQSEDEGPLNLTSGPEPARDIRCEFCGEFFENRKGLSSHARSHLRQMGVTEWYVNGSPIDTLREILKRRTQSRPGGAPNPPGPSPKALAKVVGSGGPGSSLETRSPADLHLSPLAKKLPPPPGSPLGHSPTASPPTARKMFPGLAAPSLPKKLKPEQMRVEIKREMLPGALHGEPHSSEGPWATPREDMTPLNLSSRAEPVRDIRCEFCGEFFENRKGLSSHARSHLRQMGVTEWSVNGSPIDTLREILKKKSKPCLIKKEPPAGDLAPALAEDGPPTAAPGPMQATLPLVPMAGRPSKPGAGLAQAPRELSLAPITGAKPSATGYLASVAAKRPLQEDRLLPAEVKAKTYIQTELPFKAKTLHEKTSHSSTEACCELCGLYFENRKALASHARAHLRQFGVTEWCVNGSPIETLSEWIKHRPQKVGAYRSYIQGGRPFTKKFRSAGHGRDSDKRPPLGLAPGGLAVVGRSAGGEPGPEAGRAADGGERPLAASPPGTVKAEEHQRQNINKFERRQARPPDTSAARGGEEASDLQQKLEEVRQPPPRVRPVPSLVPRPPQTSLVKFVGNIYTLKCRFCEVEFQGPLSIQEEWVRHLQRHILEMNFSKADPPPEEPQAPQAQTAAAEAP is encoded by the exons ATGGCCGCCTCCACCGCCCAGTGCCGAGTGACAAAAGCGGAGAGCagggcggcggcggggccgcgCGCGGGGGGCGCCCGGGAGCGCGCGCCCGCGGGGGCGCCCCCGCCCGGTCCCCCGAGCCCGGGCCCCGCGGGcctccccgcgccgccgccgccgcccccgccgccgccgccgccgccgccgccgccgccgccgtcgcgGGACGGGCCCAAGGCCGAGCCGGAGCCGgggcccgcgcccgcgcccgcgccgg GCCTGGGTTCTGAGGAAAACGCAATGGTAGCCATGGACTTGGGCTCCTCACCGCTCCCCAAGAAGAGCCTGCCTGTCCCTGGGCCCCTGGAGCAGGTGGCCAATCGGCTGAGCAGCAGAGTGGCTGCAGAGGTTCCTCATGGCAGCAAGCAAGAGCTGCCAGACCTCAAGG CCCAGAGCCTGACCACCTGCGAGGTCTGCGGTGCCTGCTTTGAGACACGCAAGGGCCTGTCCAGCCACGCGCGCTCCCACCTGCGGCAGCTGGGGGTGGCTGAGTCGGAGAGCAGCGGTGCCCCCATCGACCTCCTCTACGAGCTCGTGAAGCAGAAGGGCCTGCCTGACACACCCCTTGGGCTGCCCCCAGGCCTGACTAAGAAGTCCAGCTCGCCAAAGGAGGTGGTCGCTGGGGCCCCCCGACCCGGCCTGCTCGCCCTGGCCAAGCCCCTGGATGCCCCTGCTGTCAACAAGGCCATCAAGTCACCTCCTGGCTTCTCGGCCAAGGGCCTGGCCCACCCACCCAGCTCCCCACTTCTCAAGAAGGCACCACTGGCCCTGGCGGGCTCCCCTACCCCCAAGAATCCTGAGGACAAGAGCCCCCAGCTGTCCCTGAGCCCCCGGCCGGCCTCCCCAAAGGCACAATGGCCCCAGTCTGAGGACGAGGGGCCCCTGAACCTCA CCTCGGGCCCAGAGCCAGCTCGCGACATCCGCTGTGAGTTCTGTGGCGAGTTCTTCGAGAACCGCAAGGGCCTGTCAAGCCATGCACGCTCCCACCTGCGACAGATGGGTGTGACCGAGTGGTATGTCAACGGCTCGCCCATCGACACGCTGCGGGAGATCCTCAAGAGACGGACCCAGTCCCGGCCTGGCGGAGCCCCAAACCCGCCGGGGCCCAGCCCCAAAGCCCTGGCCAAGGTGGTGGGCAGCGGAGGTCCTGGCAGCTCACTGGAAACCCGCAGCCCTGCGGACCTTCACCTCTCGCCCCTGGCCAAGAAGTTGCCGccgccaccaggcagccccctgGGCCACTCACCAACTGCCTCTCCTCCCACGGCCCGGAAGATGTTTCCAGGCCTGGCTGCACCCTCCCTGCCCAAGAAGCTGAAGCCTGAACAAATGCGGGTGGAGATCAAGCGGGAGATGCTGCCAGGGGCCCTTCATGGGGAGCCGCACTCATCTGAGGGTCCTTGGGCGACGCCACGGGAAGACATGACCCCCCTGAACCTGT CATCGCGGGCAGAGCCGGTGCGTGACATCCGCTGCGAGTTCTGTGGCGAGTTCTTCGAGAATCGCAAGGGTCTGTCAAGCCATGCACGCTCCCACCTGCGGCAGATGGGCGTGACTGAGTGGTCCGTCAATGGCTCGCCCATCGACACGCTGCGGGAGATCCTCAAGAAGAAGTCCAAGCCGTGCCTCATCAAGAAGGAGCCACCAGCTGGCGACCTGGCCCCTGCCTTGGCTGAAGATGGGCCCCCCACGGCGGCCCCTGGGCCCATGCAGGCCACCTTGCCGCTGGTGCCCATGGCTGGCCGGCCCAGCAAACCAGGAGCTGGGCTGGCCCAGGCTCCCCGCGAGCTCAGCCTGGCACCCATCACTGGGGCCAAGCCCTCAGCCACTGGCTACCTGGCCTCGGTGGCAGCCAAGCGGCCCCTGCAGGAGGACCGCCTCCTCCCAGCAGAGGTCAAGGCCAAGACCTACATCCAGACTGAACTGCCCTTCAAGGCAAAGACTCTCCACGAGAAGACCTCCCACTCCT CCACCGAGGCCTGCTGCGAGCTGTGTGGCCTTTACTTTGAAAACCGCAAGGCCCTGGCCAGCCACGCACGGGCGCACCTGCGGCAGTTTGGCGTGACAGAGTGGTGCGTGAACGGCTCGCCCATTGAGACGCTGAGCGAGTGGATCAAGCACCGGCCCCAGAAGGTGGGCGCCTACCGCAGCTACATCCAGGGCGGCCGCCCCTTCACCAAGAAGTTCCGCAGCGCCGGCCACGGCCGCGACAGCGACAAGCGGCCGCCCCTGGGGCTGGCACCCGGGGGCCTGGCTGTGGTGGGCCGCAGCGCCGGGGGTGAGCCGGGGCCTGAGGCTGGTCGGGCGGCCGATGGTGGGGAGCGGCCTCTGGCAGCCAGCCCACCAGGCACTGTGAAGGCCGAGGAGCACCAGCGGCAGAACATCAACA aaTTTGAGCGCCGACAAGCCCGCCCTCCAGACACCTCTGCGGCCAGAGGGGGCGAGGAGGCCAGTGACCTgcagcagaagctggaggaggtgcGGCAACCCCCACCCCGGGTCCGGCCAGTCCCCTCCCTGGTGCCCCGGCCCCCCCAGACGTCACTTGTCAAGTTCGTTGGCAACATCTACACCCTCAAGTGCAG GTTCTGTGAAGTGGAGTTCCAGGGGCCCCTCTCCATCCAGGAGGAGTGGGTGCGGCACTTACAGCGGCACATCCTGGAGATGAATTTCTCCAAAGCGGACCCGCCGCCTGAGGAGCCCCAGGCCCCGCAGGCACAGACAGCAGCGGCAGAGGCGCCCTAA
- the WIZ gene encoding protein Wiz isoform X7, whose translation MAASTAQCRVTKAESRAAAGPRAGGARERAPAGAPPPGPPSPGPAGLPAPPPPPPPPPPPPPPPPPSRDGPKAEPEPGPAPAPAPGLGSEENAMVAMDLGSSPLPKKSLPVPGPLEQVANRLSSRVAAEVPHGSKQELPDLKAQSLTTCEVCGACFETRKGLSSHARSHLRQLGVAESESSGAPIDLLYELVKQKGLPDTPLGLPPGLTKKSSSPKEVVAGAPRPGLLALAKPLDAPAVNKAIKSPPGFSAKGLAHPPSSPLLKKAPLALAGSPTPKNPEDKSPQLSLSPRPASPKAQWPQSEDEGPLNLTLDSDGGRELDCQLCGAWFETRKGLSSHARAHLRHLGVSDPDAKGSPIDVLHGLIRRDGVQIRLPPGRGALAQLGRPSPASAALSLLPPQPPAKKAKLKAAGTASPWGKQDLSAATAAGIFWASDVEPSPLNLSSGPEPARDIRCEFCGEFFENRKGLSSHARSHLRQMGVTEWYVNGSPIDTLREILKRRTQSRPGGAPNPPGPSPKALAKVVGSGGPGSSLETRSPADLHLSPLAKKLPPPPGSPLGHSPTASPPTARKMFPGLAAPSLPKKLKPEQMRVEIKREMLPGALHGEPHSSEGPWATPREDMTPLNLSSRAEPVRDIRCEFCGEFFENRKGLSSHARSHLRQMGVTEWSVNGSPIDTLREILKKKSKPCLIKKEPPAGDLAPALAEDGPPTAAPGPMQATLPLVPMAGRPSKPGAGLAQAPRELSLAPITGAKPSATGYLASVAAKRPLQEDRLLPAEVKAKTYIQTELPFKAKTLHEKTSHSSTEACCELCGLYFENRKALASHARAHLRQFGVTEWCVNGSPIETLSEWIKHRPQKVGAYRSYIQGGRPFTKKFRSAGHGRDSDKRPPLGLAPGGLAVVGRSAGGEPGPEAGRAADGGERPLAASPPGTVKAEEHQRQNINKFERRQARPPDTSAARGGEEASDLQQKLEEVRQPPPRVRPVPSLVPRPPQTSLVKFVGNIYTLKCRFCEVEFQGPLSIQEEWVRHLQRHILEMNFSKADPPPEEPQAPQAQTAAAEAP comes from the exons ATGGCCGCCTCCACCGCCCAGTGCCGAGTGACAAAAGCGGAGAGCagggcggcggcggggccgcgCGCGGGGGGCGCCCGGGAGCGCGCGCCCGCGGGGGCGCCCCCGCCCGGTCCCCCGAGCCCGGGCCCCGCGGGcctccccgcgccgccgccgccgcccccgccgccgccgccgccgccgccgccgccgccgccgtcgcgGGACGGGCCCAAGGCCGAGCCGGAGCCGgggcccgcgcccgcgcccgcgccgg GCCTGGGTTCTGAGGAAAACGCAATGGTAGCCATGGACTTGGGCTCCTCACCGCTCCCCAAGAAGAGCCTGCCTGTCCCTGGGCCCCTGGAGCAGGTGGCCAATCGGCTGAGCAGCAGAGTGGCTGCAGAGGTTCCTCATGGCAGCAAGCAAGAGCTGCCAGACCTCAAGG CCCAGAGCCTGACCACCTGCGAGGTCTGCGGTGCCTGCTTTGAGACACGCAAGGGCCTGTCCAGCCACGCGCGCTCCCACCTGCGGCAGCTGGGGGTGGCTGAGTCGGAGAGCAGCGGTGCCCCCATCGACCTCCTCTACGAGCTCGTGAAGCAGAAGGGCCTGCCTGACACACCCCTTGGGCTGCCCCCAGGCCTGACTAAGAAGTCCAGCTCGCCAAAGGAGGTGGTCGCTGGGGCCCCCCGACCCGGCCTGCTCGCCCTGGCCAAGCCCCTGGATGCCCCTGCTGTCAACAAGGCCATCAAGTCACCTCCTGGCTTCTCGGCCAAGGGCCTGGCCCACCCACCCAGCTCCCCACTTCTCAAGAAGGCACCACTGGCCCTGGCGGGCTCCCCTACCCCCAAGAATCCTGAGGACAAGAGCCCCCAGCTGTCCCTGAGCCCCCGGCCGGCCTCCCCAAAGGCACAATGGCCCCAGTCTGAGGACGAGGGGCCCCTGAACCTCA CTTTAGATAGTGACGGGGGCAGAGAGCTGGACTGCCAGCTGTGTGGTGCCTGGTTTGAGACCCGCAAGGGCCTGTCCAGCCACGCCCGTGCCCACCTGCGCCACCTGGGCGTCAGCGACCCGGACGCCAAGGGATCCCCCATAGACGTGCTCCACGGGCTCATCAGGAGGGACGGCGTCCAGATCCGCCTCCCACCCGGGCGCGGCGCCCTGGCCCAGCTGGGGCGGCCATCTCCCGCCTCCGCGGCCCTCTCCTTGCTCCCCCCCCAACCGCCGGCCAAGAAGGCCAAGCTGAAGGCCGCGGGTACGGCCAGCCCCTGGGGGAAGCAGGACCTCTCGGCCGCCACAGCCGCCGGCATTTTCTGGGCCTCTGATGTGGAGCCGTCTCCTCTCAACCTCT CCTCGGGCCCAGAGCCAGCTCGCGACATCCGCTGTGAGTTCTGTGGCGAGTTCTTCGAGAACCGCAAGGGCCTGTCAAGCCATGCACGCTCCCACCTGCGACAGATGGGTGTGACCGAGTGGTATGTCAACGGCTCGCCCATCGACACGCTGCGGGAGATCCTCAAGAGACGGACCCAGTCCCGGCCTGGCGGAGCCCCAAACCCGCCGGGGCCCAGCCCCAAAGCCCTGGCCAAGGTGGTGGGCAGCGGAGGTCCTGGCAGCTCACTGGAAACCCGCAGCCCTGCGGACCTTCACCTCTCGCCCCTGGCCAAGAAGTTGCCGccgccaccaggcagccccctgGGCCACTCACCAACTGCCTCTCCTCCCACGGCCCGGAAGATGTTTCCAGGCCTGGCTGCACCCTCCCTGCCCAAGAAGCTGAAGCCTGAACAAATGCGGGTGGAGATCAAGCGGGAGATGCTGCCAGGGGCCCTTCATGGGGAGCCGCACTCATCTGAGGGTCCTTGGGCGACGCCACGGGAAGACATGACCCCCCTGAACCTGT CATCGCGGGCAGAGCCGGTGCGTGACATCCGCTGCGAGTTCTGTGGCGAGTTCTTCGAGAATCGCAAGGGTCTGTCAAGCCATGCACGCTCCCACCTGCGGCAGATGGGCGTGACTGAGTGGTCCGTCAATGGCTCGCCCATCGACACGCTGCGGGAGATCCTCAAGAAGAAGTCCAAGCCGTGCCTCATCAAGAAGGAGCCACCAGCTGGCGACCTGGCCCCTGCCTTGGCTGAAGATGGGCCCCCCACGGCGGCCCCTGGGCCCATGCAGGCCACCTTGCCGCTGGTGCCCATGGCTGGCCGGCCCAGCAAACCAGGAGCTGGGCTGGCCCAGGCTCCCCGCGAGCTCAGCCTGGCACCCATCACTGGGGCCAAGCCCTCAGCCACTGGCTACCTGGCCTCGGTGGCAGCCAAGCGGCCCCTGCAGGAGGACCGCCTCCTCCCAGCAGAGGTCAAGGCCAAGACCTACATCCAGACTGAACTGCCCTTCAAGGCAAAGACTCTCCACGAGAAGACCTCCCACTCCT CCACCGAGGCCTGCTGCGAGCTGTGTGGCCTTTACTTTGAAAACCGCAAGGCCCTGGCCAGCCACGCACGGGCGCACCTGCGGCAGTTTGGCGTGACAGAGTGGTGCGTGAACGGCTCGCCCATTGAGACGCTGAGCGAGTGGATCAAGCACCGGCCCCAGAAGGTGGGCGCCTACCGCAGCTACATCCAGGGCGGCCGCCCCTTCACCAAGAAGTTCCGCAGCGCCGGCCACGGCCGCGACAGCGACAAGCGGCCGCCCCTGGGGCTGGCACCCGGGGGCCTGGCTGTGGTGGGCCGCAGCGCCGGGGGTGAGCCGGGGCCTGAGGCTGGTCGGGCGGCCGATGGTGGGGAGCGGCCTCTGGCAGCCAGCCCACCAGGCACTGTGAAGGCCGAGGAGCACCAGCGGCAGAACATCAACA aaTTTGAGCGCCGACAAGCCCGCCCTCCAGACACCTCTGCGGCCAGAGGGGGCGAGGAGGCCAGTGACCTgcagcagaagctggaggaggtgcGGCAACCCCCACCCCGGGTCCGGCCAGTCCCCTCCCTGGTGCCCCGGCCCCCCCAGACGTCACTTGTCAAGTTCGTTGGCAACATCTACACCCTCAAGTGCAG GTTCTGTGAAGTGGAGTTCCAGGGGCCCCTCTCCATCCAGGAGGAGTGGGTGCGGCACTTACAGCGGCACATCCTGGAGATGAATTTCTCCAAAGCGGACCCGCCGCCTGAGGAGCCCCAGGCCCCGCAGGCACAGACAGCAGCGGCAGAGGCGCCCTAA